A window of Phenylobacterium sp. NIBR 498073 genomic DNA:
ATCACGTTGCCCATCAGGGTCCACGACGTGATGTCGCCCGAGGCCGCGCCGCAGTTCGGGGCGGCGGCCGAGCGGACCACGCCCGGGGTGCAGAGACCGAGGATCGAATTGTTCGAACCACCGCGGATCGACTCGATGTCGCCCGGACGGTAGCCGCCTTCGAGTTCCACGCGCCAATGCTCGTTCAGCTGATAGCCGAGACGCGCAAAGCCGGTCCAGTCTTCTTCCTGGTTGAACGTCCAGTTGTAGGGCGAGCCGCCAGCGGCGTTGTTCGACGATTCACCGTCGATGCCGTCCGGCCAGTGGTAGCCGAGGTCGACAGCGCCGTACCAACCAACTTCTTGCGCCGAAGCACCCGATGCGGCGAACACCGCAGCCAGGGCGGCCCCCGCTAGGAGTTTGAATTTCATATTCAGAGCCCTCTCTTGCCCTCTGCTGCGGCCAAATGACCCAGCGCTGTTATATCAAGGGCCAACCATTACGAAAGTGTCGCCGGAGCAACACCTTCGCCAATTCGTGGCGCCTCTCAAATCCAACCCCAGGACGTTACACAATCTTCCCCTCGGCGATCAACTTCGGGGCGAGAGACACATCCCTCGTTCGGTCGCCAACGATGCGCCTGGGCTACACCGTGGCTCCGAATTCTTGTTTTCGACTCCAGGTCCGAAAGGCCCTCGCGCTACGCAGCGCACGCGCCAGCCGGCTAAAGCCGATTGATTCTCTTGAACTATGAGCGCACTCAGCTGGACCGTCCAGTCCGTGCGGGACGCGAACGTCCGCATTCTGCAAGTACGCGCGTTATGTCTGGCTGGTTACTCCCCCTTCGCCTAAGACGCGAATCTCGTCTCCGGTTCGAGCGGACAACGCCCCCCCTACGGCTTAGTTCCGCCGCGGCTGTCAGTTTTCTTGCGCGCGTCGGTAGCGTCGGACTCTTCCCCCCAGAGCCTCGGGCCGGTTGAGCGCCTTTCGGAACTCATCGCGCCGCTCGTGGATCGATGCGATGATTAGTCCCATTGGCACCCCGATCTCAACCAAAACCGCCTCCGACAATTGTAAACTAGCTTCAACCGTCTCGGGCACGGCGTCGGTGGCGCCCAGCTCGTAGAGCCGCTGGGCCTGGCGCGCGTCGCGGGCGCGGGCGACGATGGTCAGGTCCGGCCGCATGGCCCGGGCGGTGGCGACGATCGCCTCCACCCCTTCGGGCGAATCCATGGTCACCACCAGGGCCGGGGCGGTCTCCAGCCCGCAGCGGCGCAGGAACTCCTGGCGCGAAGCGTCGCCGAAATAGATCGCCTCGCCGGCGTGGCGGGCGGCCTCGACCAGCTTCGGGTCGCGCTCGGCCGCCACCCAGGCGATGTCGTGCCGGTGCAGCATGTCGCCGACCAGCTTGCCGACCCGGCCATAGCCGACGACCAGCACCTTGGGCGCCTCGGCATGCCCCGGATCGGCGGCGGGCGGCGCGGCCGGTTCGGCCGCCAGCCCCTGCCCGCCGGTCTTGCGCCCGCCGAGTTTCAGGCCAAGCGCCGCCAGCAGCGGGATGCACATCATCGAGATCGTCGAGGAGACCAGCACCATCTGACCCAACGGCCGCGGAACGATGCCGTCGCCCATGGCCGCCGACAGGATGACATAGGCGAACTCCCCGCCCCCGGCGAGCAGCAGGCCGGCCTCCAGCGCCCCGCGCCAGGGCAGGCCGAACAACCGTCCGAGCCCGAACACCACCGTGGCGTTGAGCGCCACGACGCCGACCGACATGCCAAGGATCGCCCATGGCTTGGCGGCCAGCAGCGACAGGTCGAGCCCGATGCCGACCGAGAGGAAGAACAGGCCGAGCAGCAGGCCCTTGAACGGCTCGATGGTGACCTCGACCTCGTGGCGGTACTCGGTCTCGGCCAGCAGCAGGCCGGCGATGAACGCCCCCAGGGCCATGGAGAGGCCGGTCAGCGCGCTGACCAGACCTGCGCCGATGACCACCAGCAGGCAGGCGGCCATGAACAGCTCCTCGCTCTTGGCGCGGGCCACCGACTTGAGCATCGGGCGCAGCAGCAGCCGGCCGAAGGCCACCAGGATCATCACCCCGAGCGCGGCCGGCGCGAAGGCCAGCAGCAGGCGCGGCGAGAACACCGCATCCTCGCCGCCGCCGCGGCCAAGGATCGCCAGGGTGACCAGGATCGGAGCGACGGCCAGGTCCTGGAACAGCAGCACCGAGAAGGTGGCCCGCCCAGCGGGGGAGTGCTGGCGCTTGTGCTCGGTCAGGATCTGCATGACCACCGCGGTCGAGGACAGCGCCAGGGCCGCCCCGATCGCCGCCGCCGGGGCGACGTCCAGCCCGAAGGCCATGGCCGCCAGAGCGATGGCCGCCAGGCACAGGCTGACCTGCAGCGCGCCCATGCCGAACACCCAGCGCCGCATCAAGCGCAGACGCTCCCACGACAGCTCCAGGCCGATCATGAAGAGCAGGAAGACCACCCCGAACTCGGCCAGCTGGGCGATCTCGTCGGGATTGGCGATGGTGAAGTAGCCGAGCCAGGGAAAGGCGCCGCTAAGGGCACCCAGGCCGAAAGGGCCGAGGACGACGCCCGCGCCGAGGAAGCCGAGGATGGGACTGATCCGCCAGCGGCGGAACAAGGGCACGATCACGCCGGCGGTGGCGAGAAAGAGGACGACGTCCTTGTATTCGCCGGGCGAAACGTGACCTTCCATGCGCTCTCCTTCTGTGATGAGCGCCACTATGGGGTTTCGACGCCTCTTGCGTAACCCGTCGGGCAGCCCTTAAGACGCCCGCCCATGCACTTCGGCCGAAAAAAGCGCGCGGCGCGGGCGAGCCTGGGGGTCCTGGCGGCCCTTCTGGCCCTGTTCGCCCAGGCGTTGCTGCCGGGTGCGGCCATGGCGGCCGAATCGCTTTCCACCGTCCGCGTCGAGCTCTGCACCGAGAACGGCGCCGAGACCGTGGTCATCGGCGCCGACGGCCAGGAGCGGAAAGGCGGCTTCGCCGGACTGCCCTGTCACGACTGTCTGGCCGCCACCCTGGCGGTCGTCGTCACCCCCGAACTGGCGGTCGCGCCGGTGGCCTACGCCGCGGTCGTGGTCCGCCACGCCGCCCCCGCCGTCACCGCCCAGCCGCGCGCCCGCGCCCCGCCGCGCCCCCCGGGCCAAGGCCCGCCTTCCCTGAACGTCTGAGCCGAAACCGACCGCAGCGCCCGCGCGCCTGCGGTTCTTCTCGTACGTCCAGGGACACCACCAACATGTTCGCTTTCCTGCGCGCCTCGCCGCGCGCGCTGCTGCTCGCCGCCAGCGCCCTTTCGCTGCCCGCCCTCGCCCATGCCGACGACTCCGGCCCGCTGGTCGATGCGGTGATCGTCACCGCCCATCCCGATCCGGAAGACCCGCCGGTCGTCGCCGACGCCCGGCGGCGGCTGTCGGAAACGCCCGGCGCGGTGGCGGTGATCTCCGCCGAAGCCTATCGCGACCGCTACGCCCAGGGACTGGCCGAAACCCTGCGCGACGTGCCCGGCGTCTACGCCCAGAAGAAGTGGGGCGACGACACCCGGCTCTCGATCCGCGGCTCGGGGATCGGCAATCCAAACCACAACCGCGGCACGCTGCTGGCCCAGGACGGCGTGCCGTTCAACGAGGCCGACGGCTATGGCGACTTCCAGCAGATCGACCCGCTGATCGCCCGCTTCACCGAGGTCTACAAGGGCGCCAACGCCCTGCGCTTCGGCGGCGCGCTGCTGGGCGGGGCGATCAACATGGTGACGCCGACCGGCAAGGACGCCGGGGCGCAGAACCTGCTGCGGCTGGACGGCGGGTCCTACCGCACGATCCGCGGCCACGGCGAGGTCGCCCGCCAATGGGGCGAGTGGGACATGTTCGCCGCCGCCACCGCGATCTCGGCCAACGGCTGGCGCGAGCAGAGCGACCAGACCGCCCAGCACGTCTCGCTCAACATCGGCCGCAGCTTCGGCGAGGACCGCGAGCTGCGCTTCATCCTGTCGGGCCACAATATCGACCAGGAGATCCCCGGCGCGGTCGAACTCGGTCAGGCGCTGAACAGTCCGCGCAAGGCCAGCCCGGGCAATGTCGCCAACGAGTACCAGCGCAACATGCGCAGCGTGCGCGGTACGCTGCAGACCCGCTGGCGGGTGGCCGACAACGCGGTGTTCGAGGGCGGGGTCTATGCGAGCTGGAAGGATCTCGACCATCCGATCTTCCAGGTCATCGACCAGGAGAGCCGCAACTGGGGCGCGTTCGGACGGCTGGACGTCGAGGGCGAAGTCGCCGGGCGGCGGGCGGACCTGTTCGTCGGCGCCTCGGCGCGGCTCGGCGACCTGGACGCCCTGCAATGGGTGAACATGAAATCCTCGAAGGGGGCCAAGCGCGCCGACAGCGCCCAGAACGCCCGCGCTCTGGACGTGTTCGCCGAGGGCCGCGTGTTCGTGACGGACCAGCTGGCCCTGGTCGGCGGCGGCTCGCTGGGATCGGCAAACCGTCAGTTCCGCAACCACCTGAACCGGACGGCGGATCGTTCGATGACCTACGAGTGGTTCGCGCCGCGCCTCGGGGTGCTGTGGCAGGCCGACGACGGCGCCCAGGCGTTCGCCAACCTGACCAAGTCGGTAGAGCCGCCCAATTTCAGCGCCCTGGTCCAGACCGGGCCGTTCGTCGGCTTCGCGCCGCTCAAGGCCCAGGAGGCCTGGACCGCCGAGGTGGGGACCCGCGGCCGACGCGGCGTGATCGCCTGGGACGTCGCCCTCTATCGGGCCGAGCTGGAGAACGAGCTGCTGAACTTCGTGGTCACGCCCAGCATTCCAGCCGCCACCTTCAACGCCGGGCCGACGATCCACCAGGGCCTGGAGGCCGGGCTCGACTGGCGCGTCGGGAACGCACGGCTGCGCCAGACCTACGCCTGGTCGGACTTCCGGTTCGACGGCGACAGCGTCTATGGCGACAACCAGCTGCCGGTCGTGCCCGAGCATCTCTACCGGGCCGAACTGCGCTACGATCATCCCAGCGGCTGGTTCATCGCGCCCTCGGTCGAATGGTCGATCACCGACACCTATGTCGACTACGCCAACACCCTGAAGGCCCCGTCCTATGCGGTCTGGTCGCTGGGCGGCGGCTGGCGCGGCCCGGACGGGATCAGCGTCTTCGTCGAGGCCCGCAACCTGGCCGACGAGCGCTATGTCTCGAACTTCAGCGCCGTCACCGACGCGCAGGCGCCGAGCGTCTCCAAGGCGGTGTTCTTCCCCGGCGAAGGCCGCTCGGTGTTCGGAGGCGTGACATGGGCGTTCTGAGAACCCTGATGATCGGTGCGGGCGCGCTTCTCGCCCTGCCTGGCGCGGCCGGCGCGCACATCGTCGCCGATCCTGGCCGTGCGGAGGCCGGCGCCTATCAGGCGGTCGTGTTCCGCGTCGGACATGGCTGCGGCGAGGCGGCGACCACCGCGCTGCGCATCGAAATTCCGGCAGAGATGGCCTCGGCCCGTCCGCAGCCCAAGCCCGGCTGGCGGCTGGAGATCGAGCGCCGGGAGGGGCGGGTCGCGGCGATCACCTGGCGCGGCGAATTGCCGGCCGACCAGTTCGACGCGTTCGCACTGCTGTTCAAACTGCCCGACCAGGCCGCGACGCTCTACTTCCCCACCGTGCAGTCCTGCGGCGCCGAGCAGAGCCAATGGACGGAAATCCCTTCGGCGGGCGAGCGGGCCAGCCATCCGGCCCCCGCGCTCGTCGTCACCCCCAAGGCCGCTGCGGCCGAACCCCACCAGCACTAGAGGACGCCCCCATGCGACACCTTGCGATCATCGCCGCCGCCGCTGCGGCCCTGACCCTTTCCACCGCCGCCCAGGCGGCGACCTATCGGCTCGGAACCCTGGAGGTGGTCGACCCGTGGAGCCGGCCGGCCGCCGCGAACGGCAACGGCGGCGGCTTCATGACCATCGTCAACCGCGGGGCCGGCGCCGACGCCCTGGTCGCGGTCGAAACTCCCGCGGCGCGCAAGACCGAGGTGCACCGCTCCTCGACGGCCGGCGGGGTGATGAAGATGGAGCGCCAGGACGCCGGCGTCGCCATCCCGGCCGGCAAGCAGGCAGCCTTCGCGCCCGGCGGCTATCACGTGATGTTCCTGGGCCTGACCAAGGCGACCAGGCTCGGCGACAAGATCCCGGCGACGCTGGTCTTCAAGAGCGGCGCGAAGCTGAAGGTCGAGTTCCAGGTGGCCGCGGCCGCGCCCGGAACGGCAAGCGGCAAGGCGCCGGCGGCGGATGCGCACCACCATCACTGAGCCTTTACGCGGCAAGGCGCTGCGATGACCAAGGGCGGCGTTGACAGCGCCGCCCCCCGCGTCGTCTATGCCCTCCATATTTTAAGAATGGAGGATCGTCCTTGGTTTGGAATTACGCCAACCTCTGGGAGTCCGTCGCCGACGCGACCCCTGACCGCCCCGCCCTCATCCATGGCGAGCGTCGCCTGAGCTGGCGCGAATTCGACCGCCGCGCCAACGCCCTGGCCCAGGCCATGGTCCAGGCCGGCCTGACCCAGCAGTCGAAGGTGGCGGCCTATCTCTACAACGGGCCCGAGTACCTCGAGAGCTACTACGCCGCCTTCAAGGCCGGCCTGGTCCCGTTCAACACCAATTACCGCTACGGCGGCGACGAACTGACCTACCTGTTCGACAACGCCGACGCCGAGGCCGTGGTGTTCCACGCCTCGTTCGCCGAGATGGCCGACAAGGTGCGCGGCCGCCTGCCCAAGGTGAAGATCTGGATCGCCGTGCCGGAAGCCGGCCATCCGGTCCCCGACTGGGCCGCCGACTACGACGCCATCGTCGCGGCCGGCGCCGACCGCTTCGAAGCCCCCTGGGGCCGCACCGCCGACGACCTGCTGATCATGTACACCGGCGGCACCACCGGCATGCCCAAGGGCGTGATGTGGCGCCAGGAAGACCTGTTCAAGGCGCTGGGCGGCGGGGCCAACCTGCTGCTTGGCCTGCCGCCGCTGGAGACCGTGGCCGAAGCCGGCCAGCGGGCCAAGGCGGTCGACGCCTCGGGCGCGCCGCTGAACATCACCATTCCGGTCGCCCCGCTGATGCACGCCACCGGCCAGTTCATCTCGTTCGGGACCCTGATCTCGGGCGGCGCCGTCGCCACCCTGACCGGCCGCAAATTCGACCCGGCGGTGCTGTTCGATGAGGTCGAGCGCCTGGAGGCCGCCGGCCTGATCATCGTCGGCCCGGCCTTCGCCGCGCCGATGCTGGAGACCCTGGACGCCAATCCGGGCCGCTGGACCATGCCGTCGCTGAAGCGCATCGCCTCGTCGGGCGCCATGTGGGGCCTGGAGAACAAGCAGGGCCTGCTGAAGCACCTTCCGAACGTGATGCTGATGGACAGCCTCGGCTCGTCCGAGGCCCTGGGCCTGGCGTCCTCGACCTCGGGCGCGGGCCAGGCGACCAGCACCGCCAAGTTCGTGACCGGCCCCAACGCGGCGGTGTTCACCGAGGACGGCGTGCGGGTCGAGGCCGGCTCGGGCGTCCGCGGCCTGGTCGCCGTCGGCGGCCACACCCCGATCGGCTACTACAAGGATGAGGAAAAGTCGGCCAAGACCTTCCGCACCTTCGAAGGTCGCCGCTGGAGCGTGCCGGGCGACTGGGCGACCGTCGAGGCTGACGGCTCGATCACCCTGCTGGGCCGCGGCTCGCAGGTGATCAACACCGGCGGCGAGAAGGTCTTCCCCGAAGAGGTCGAAGAAGCCCTGAAGCGTTTCCCGGGCGTGCGCGACGCGGCCGTGGTCGGCCTGCCCGACCCGCGCTTCGGCGAGCGTATCGGCGCGATCGTGGACTTCGGCGGCGACAACCTGCCGACCCTGGCCGAGCTGTCGGCTCACGTGAAGGGCCTGCTGGCCGACTACAAGGCCCCGCGGGAACTGGTGCTGGCCCCGGTGGCCCGCGCCCCGAACGGCAAGCTGGACTACAAGGCGCTGAAGGCCCAGGCGATCGCCGCCCTGTCCACCGACGCCTAACGTAACAAAAAAGTAACGTGCTTCAGAGGGCGCGGCCGGTCCACGGTCGCGCCCTCTTCGTAAGACCCTCAGAAGGCTCGAAAATACCGATGAAGACCCTCTGGCTGGGCGCGGCTTCCGCCGCGGCCCTTCTTTGCGTGTCGGCCCCGGCGCTGGCGGACAACCTGCCCGACCTCTCCAAGGCGCCGCGAATGGGCCCTTGGGGCTTCGACATGGCCGGCCGCGACACCGCCGTGGCCCCGTCGCACGACTTCTTCGAGTACGCCAACGGCACGTACATGAAGAAGCTCGAGATTCCGTCGGACCGCTCGCGCTTCGGAGCCTTCGACGCCCTGCAGGACCTCTCGCAGGAGCGCATGCGCGCGGTGACCGAGAAGGCCGCCGCCAACAAGGCCGCGACCGGCGAGGAGGCCCAGGTCGGCGCCTTCTACCGGAGCTACATGGATGAAGCCGCGGTCGAGGCGCTGGGCGCCAAGCCGCTGGCCGGCGACCTGGCCGCCATCGGCAAGATCAAGACCAAGGCCGAGCTGGCCGGCCTGATGGGCGCGACGATGCGCCAGTTCGGCGGCGCGTTCTTCGGAAGCTACATCCACGACGACGCCAAGGCGCCCGATCGCTACACGGTCTATGTCAACCAGGGCGGGCTGGGCATGCCTGACCGCGACTACTACCTGACCGACCGCTTCAAGACCCAGAAGGCCGCCTACGAGGCCTATGTCGCCAAGCAGCTGACCCTGGCCGGCTGGGCCAAGCCGGCCGAGCACGCCGCCGCCATCGTCGCCCTGGAGACCCAGATCGCCGAGGCGTCCTGGACGCGAGCCGAGAGCCGCGACGACGACAAGACCTACAACCCCTATACCGTCGCCGAGCTGCAGGCGTACGCGCCAGGCTTCGATTGGGCCGCCTACCTCAAGGGCGCCAAGCTGGACAAGATCGACCGCGTCGTCGTCGCCCAGAACACCGCGTTCCCGAAGATCGCCAAGATCTTCGCCGACACGCCGATGGACACCCTGAAGGCGTGGTCGGCGTTCCACCTGGTCGACCAGGCCGCGCCGTACCTGTCCAAGGACTTCGTCCAGGCCAGCTTCGAGTTCCGCAACAAGACCCTGTCGGGCCAGCCCGAGCAACGCCCGCGCTGGAAGCGCGCGGTGGCGGCCACCGACAACAACCTCGGCGACCCGCTGGGCAAGCTCTATGTCGCGGCCTACTTCCCGCCGGAGAGCAAGGCGAAGATGGAGACGCTGGTCGCCAACGTCAAAATCGCCATGAAGGGCCGGATCGAGAAGCTCGAGTGGATGGGCCCGGACACCAAGGCCAAGGCCCTGGAGAAGCTGTCGAAATTCGGCGCCAAGATCGGCTATCCGGACAAGTGGCGCGACTTCTCGGGCCTGGAGGTCAAGGACGGTGACCTCTACGGCAACGTCAAGCGGGCCAGCGCCTTCGACTGGGACTATCACGTCGCGCGCCTGGGCGGCCCGGTCGACAAGGACGAGTGGCTGATGACCCCGGCCACGATCAACGCCTACTACCTGTCGACCAAGAACGAGATCGCCTTCCCGGCCGCCATCCTTCAGCCGCCGTTCTTCGATCCCGACGGCGACCCGGCGGTGAACTACGGCGCCATCGGCGGGGTGATCGGCCACGAGATCACCCACGGCTTCGACGACCAGGGCCGCAAGTCCGACGGCGACGGCAAGCTGACCGACTGGTGGACCGCCGAGGACGCGGCCAAGTTCGACGCCCAGGCCAAGAAGTTCGGCGCCCAGTATTCGGCGGTCGAGGTGCTGCCGGGCGCGCGCATCAACGGCGAGCTGACCATGGGCGAGAATATCGCGGACCTGGGCGGCCTGCTGGTGGCGCTGGACGCCTATCGCCTGTCGCTGAACGGCCAGCCCTCGCCGGTGATCGAGGGCGTCACCGGCGACCAGCGGGTGTTCCTGGGTTGGGCCCAGGTGTGGCGCGGCAAGTACCGCGACGACATGATGCGCCAGCAGCTGGTCTCGGACCCGCACTCGCCGCCCAAGTACCGCGTCGACGTGCCGGTGAAGAACATCGACGCCTTCTACGAGGCGTTCGGCGTCAAGCCGGGCGACGGCATGTACCTGGCCCCGGGCGGCCGGGTGCGGATCTGGTAGGGCGCGGCTGAGGTCGCGAGAAGGGCGGCGCCCCGGCCCGGGTCGCCGCCTTTTCTTTGGGCTTCTGCATTTTTGACATTTAAGTCAAAATTTGCGTCGGCCAAAAATTTGGCCCGCTGCGGGCGATAATCGCAGCGGGCCATATTTTGAGCAGTCGCTCTTATAGAGCGGGCGTTTCCTCCCCGAAACGCCGGAGACTGTCGGACTTGGTGGCCGTCATGTCTCTCGCAGGACTGAGAAAACGGTAATTTCTGACCCGAGTCAATGCGCCGAAATCGATGAACTCTGGATTTATCGATCAGATTTGCGCGAGCGGGATATTTTCGCCCGTTTTGGGGATTCTTTTTGACGGTATCGTCAATTCCTCACTCGCCTGCGTAGTTCATCGCTCGACGCACAACCCACGTCATAGACGAAGTCCGGCCGCGAGGCAGTGACCGGCCCGATTCCAGCCGCCGCCAGCGTCAAGGACGCCTCGGCCACCTTGCCGGCCGGCACCAGCAACCCGTTGGGACGGCGGGTCGCGCCGTCCGCCACCAGGGCGTCGACGACCGGCGTCTCGCGCGGATCGGCCGGCCAGATCAGGGTGGCGCTGTCGTGGGCGGCGGCGCGCGCCTCGATGACCCGCAGCAACCGCTCGGCCGCCGCAAGTTGATCTTGGCTCCAGGATGCACGCAACGAGGCCGTCAGATGGGCCTGGCTCTTCAGGATCACCCCATCGCCGAGCACCTTCAGGCCGTTGGCGACCAGGGTCGCGCCGGTAGTGGTGATGTCGACCACCAGCTCAGCCGAGCCGGCCGCCGGCGCCCCCTCGGTCGCGCCGCCGGATTCGGTGATCCGGTAGTCGGCGACCCCATGCCGCGCGAAAAACGCCCGGGTCTGGACCAGATACTTGGTCGCCACCCGCATGCGCCGGCCCGAGCGGGCCAGCAGGTCGTGGCCCACCTCCTCCAGGTCGGCCATGGTCTCGACGTCGATCCAGCTCTTGGGCACCGCGACGACGAGGTCGGCGCGGCCGAAGCCGAGCGCGCGCAGCAGCAGCACGCGGGCGTCGACGTCGCCGCCGCGTTCGCGCAGCAGGTCCTCGCCGGTGACGCCGAGGTGCACCTCGCCAAGGTCCAGCGCCTCGGCGATGTCGCCGGCCGACAGCAGCCGCACCTGGATGCCGGGCACGCCCTTGAGCTCAGCCATGTAGCCGCGCGATCCGCCGGCCACGGACAGTTTCAGGCCGCAGTCGCCGAGCCAGGCCTCGACCTGCTCCTTCAGGCGCCCCTTCGACGGGACGGCGAGAATAAGGGGTTCGCTCACGACTCGCCTCCCGCCCAGGCCCGCCAGGGCCGGACCACGCATCCGACGGCGCGCGCGCCGCTCGCTCCGCCCAGCCGCGAGGGCAGGCTGTCATAGCGCCCGCCGACCGCGACGCTGCGCTCGGGATCGAGCGCGGCCGAGCGGATCTCGAAGGTCAGGCCGTCATAGTAGTCGAAGGCGTGACCCAGGGCGGTGGCGAAGTGCATCTTCGCCGCCGGCACGCCGGCCGCGGTCAGCAGCTCCAGGCGCTCGGCCCAAGCCGCCAGCGGGGCGTCCAGCGCCCCGGCGCCGGCCACCGCCCGCATCGCGTCGAAGGCCGCCTGCGGCGCATCCTCGATGGCCAGGAAACGGCGGATGCGATCGGCCTGATCGCCGGTCAGGGCCGGGGCCTGGGCCGCCTGGGCGCGGCGGATCAGCCGCTGGGCGATCTCGGCCGGACCACGGCCGCCGACCGGGTCGATCCCGGCCAGGGCCCAGACTTCCTCCAGCACCGTGGCGGCCTCGGCCTCCGACAGGCCCGAGAGCAGGCCGGCGAGCTTGCCGTCGTCGCTCGGTGCGGCGGCCGCGCCTTCGGCGCGGGCCAGTTCGGCGGCCAGCAGCCGGGGACGCGACGCGACCCGCTTCACCCGCGCCGCCAGCGGGGCCGCCAGGCCCAGGCTGTCGACGAAGGCGGCGAAGAGGGCGATGTCGCCCAGCCATAGCGAAAGGTCGCTGCGCCCGCCGGCCAGCGCCGAGCGCCAGGCCAGGACGGCGATGTCGGCGTCGGCCTGCACGACCGAAGACCCCGCCGCATCGAAGCGCTCCAGGCCGATCTGACGGAACTCGTCGGGACGGCCCGGCTCGGGCGAGGCGCGGAAGGCCTTGCCCTCATAAAAATAGCGGCCGGAGGTGCGGCCGCTTTCCAGGTGCTGGCGCACCACCGGGACGGTGAAGTCCGGGCGCAGGCAGGTCTCCTGCCCGCCCTCGGACTGCACGACGAACAGGCGCGGGCGCATGGCCTCGCCGACCAGTTCCAGCAGCAGGCCGAGCGGCTGCAGGATCGGGGCGTCGACGACCTCGGCGGCCAGGTCCAGGAACGGCGCGCGGATCGCGGCCAGCGGCTCGGCGGGAACGGCGGGTTCAGCGCTCATCGGCCGGCCTCGATGATCTTGCGCACGGCCGCGACCAGCTCGGCGCGGTCGATGGTCTGCTGGCCCGGACGCTGTTCGCGCCACTCGGCGTTGTCGGCCACGCCCGAGGAGAGCGCGCGGCCGAGGTCGAGGTCCTTGATGGTGACCTTGCCGGCGGCGATCTCGTCGCCGCCCAGCATGATCGCGGCCGGCGCCATGCGGCGGTCGGCGTACTTCATCTGGGCCTTCATGCCGGCCGAGCCGAGATAGACCTCGGCCGGGATACCGGCGGCGCGCAGCTCGCCGACCACCGAGAAGTAGTGGGTCATGTCGTCGGGGGTGAAGGCGATCACCACCACCGGGCCGCGGATGTCGTCGCCGAGGTCCTTGCCGGCCGCGCGCAGGGCCGAGACCAGGCGCGAGACGCCGAACGAGAAGCCGGTGGCGGGCACCTGCTCGCCGGTGAAGCGGGCGACGAGGTCGTCATAGCGGCCGCCGCCGCCGATCGAACCGAAGCGGACGCCGCGGCCCTTCTCGTCCTTGGTCTTGAGCAGCAGTTCGGCCTCGAACACCGCGCCGGTATAGTACTCGAGCCCACGCACGATCGAGGGGTCGAAGGCGGCCCGCTCGACGCCGACGCCGAGGCTGGTCAGGGCCTTGTCGATCGCCGCCAGTTCGGCCAGGCCCGCGTCGCCCTCGGCCGAGCCGCCGATGATGCCGGCGATCTGGTCGAGGGTTTCGGAACGGCCGCTCAGCCCCGCGCCCACGAAGGCCAGCACCGCCTCGGCGCCGACCGCGTCGAGGCCCGCGC
This region includes:
- a CDS encoding cation:proton antiporter, which encodes MEGHVSPGEYKDVVLFLATAGVIVPLFRRWRISPILGFLGAGVVLGPFGLGALSGAFPWLGYFTIANPDEIAQLAEFGVVFLLFMIGLELSWERLRLMRRWVFGMGALQVSLCLAAIALAAMAFGLDVAPAAAIGAALALSSTAVVMQILTEHKRQHSPAGRATFSVLLFQDLAVAPILVTLAILGRGGGEDAVFSPRLLLAFAPAALGVMILVAFGRLLLRPMLKSVARAKSEELFMAACLLVVIGAGLVSALTGLSMALGAFIAGLLLAETEYRHEVEVTIEPFKGLLLGLFFLSVGIGLDLSLLAAKPWAILGMSVGVVALNATVVFGLGRLFGLPWRGALEAGLLLAGGGEFAYVILSAAMGDGIVPRPLGQMVLVSSTISMMCIPLLAALGLKLGGRKTGGQGLAAEPAAPPAADPGHAEAPKVLVVGYGRVGKLVGDMLHRHDIAWVAAERDPKLVEAARHAGEAIYFGDASRQEFLRRCGLETAPALVVTMDSPEGVEAIVATARAMRPDLTIVARARDARQAQRLYELGATDAVPETVEASLQLSEAVLVEIGVPMGLIIASIHERRDEFRKALNRPEALGGRVRRYRRAQEN
- a CDS encoding DUF2946 domain-containing protein, producing MHFGRKKRAARASLGVLAALLALFAQALLPGAAMAAESLSTVRVELCTENGAETVVIGADGQERKGGFAGLPCHDCLAATLAVVVTPELAVAPVAYAAVVVRHAAPAVTAQPRARAPPRPPGQGPPSLNV
- a CDS encoding TonB-dependent receptor, translating into MFAFLRASPRALLLAASALSLPALAHADDSGPLVDAVIVTAHPDPEDPPVVADARRRLSETPGAVAVISAEAYRDRYAQGLAETLRDVPGVYAQKKWGDDTRLSIRGSGIGNPNHNRGTLLAQDGVPFNEADGYGDFQQIDPLIARFTEVYKGANALRFGGALLGGAINMVTPTGKDAGAQNLLRLDGGSYRTIRGHGEVARQWGEWDMFAAATAISANGWREQSDQTAQHVSLNIGRSFGEDRELRFILSGHNIDQEIPGAVELGQALNSPRKASPGNVANEYQRNMRSVRGTLQTRWRVADNAVFEGGVYASWKDLDHPIFQVIDQESRNWGAFGRLDVEGEVAGRRADLFVGASARLGDLDALQWVNMKSSKGAKRADSAQNARALDVFAEGRVFVTDQLALVGGGSLGSANRQFRNHLNRTADRSMTYEWFAPRLGVLWQADDGAQAFANLTKSVEPPNFSALVQTGPFVGFAPLKAQEAWTAEVGTRGRRGVIAWDVALYRAELENELLNFVVTPSIPAATFNAGPTIHQGLEAGLDWRVGNARLRQTYAWSDFRFDGDSVYGDNQLPVVPEHLYRAELRYDHPSGWFIAPSVEWSITDTYVDYANTLKAPSYAVWSLGGGWRGPDGISVFVEARNLADERYVSNFSAVTDAQAPSVSKAVFFPGEGRSVFGGVTWAF
- a CDS encoding YcnI family protein, which encodes MGVLRTLMIGAGALLALPGAAGAHIVADPGRAEAGAYQAVVFRVGHGCGEAATTALRIEIPAEMASARPQPKPGWRLEIERREGRVAAITWRGELPADQFDAFALLFKLPDQAATLYFPTVQSCGAEQSQWTEIPSAGERASHPAPALVVTPKAAAAEPHQH
- a CDS encoding copper chaperone PCu(A)C — its product is MRHLAIIAAAAAALTLSTAAQAATYRLGTLEVVDPWSRPAAANGNGGGFMTIVNRGAGADALVAVETPAARKTEVHRSSTAGGVMKMERQDAGVAIPAGKQAAFAPGGYHVMFLGLTKATRLGDKIPATLVFKSGAKLKVEFQVAAAAPGTASGKAPAADAHHHH
- a CDS encoding AMP-binding protein, whose amino-acid sequence is MVWNYANLWESVADATPDRPALIHGERRLSWREFDRRANALAQAMVQAGLTQQSKVAAYLYNGPEYLESYYAAFKAGLVPFNTNYRYGGDELTYLFDNADAEAVVFHASFAEMADKVRGRLPKVKIWIAVPEAGHPVPDWAADYDAIVAAGADRFEAPWGRTADDLLIMYTGGTTGMPKGVMWRQEDLFKALGGGANLLLGLPPLETVAEAGQRAKAVDASGAPLNITIPVAPLMHATGQFISFGTLISGGAVATLTGRKFDPAVLFDEVERLEAAGLIIVGPAFAAPMLETLDANPGRWTMPSLKRIASSGAMWGLENKQGLLKHLPNVMLMDSLGSSEALGLASSTSGAGQATSTAKFVTGPNAAVFTEDGVRVEAGSGVRGLVAVGGHTPIGYYKDEEKSAKTFRTFEGRRWSVPGDWATVEADGSITLLGRGSQVINTGGEKVFPEEVEEALKRFPGVRDAAVVGLPDPRFGERIGAIVDFGGDNLPTLAELSAHVKGLLADYKAPRELVLAPVARAPNGKLDYKALKAQAIAALSTDA